From Macrobrachium rosenbergii isolate ZJJX-2024 chromosome 55, ASM4041242v1, whole genome shotgun sequence, a single genomic window includes:
- the LOC136835165 gene encoding pro-resilin-like isoform X1, with amino-acid sequence MVTTVSYGRPKIAVAFAVALLGSTCQGAPQGYNYAAPTTPAPASYSFSYAVDAADSLRRPVLFGQEENRQGVQTTGTYYVLLPDSRLMTVNYYVDETGFHPTYTFQGQAVYPEPAAVGGQAALAAPSQLYNTPVGGQAALATPSQLYNTPVGK; translated from the exons ATGGTGACTACCGTCAGCTATGGACGGCCTAAG ATCGCCGTCGCCTTCGCCGTCGCCCTCCTGGGGAGCACCTGCCAAGGCGCCCCTCAAGGTTACAACTACGCCGCCCCGACGACCCCCGCCCCCGCTTCCTACAGCTTCAGCTACGCCGTCGACGCCGCCGACAGTCTGAGACGCCCCGTGCTATTCGGGCAGGAGGAAAACCGTCAGGGCGTCCAGACGACGGGAACCTACTATGTCCTTCTGCCCGATTCCCGCCTGATGACCGTCAATTACTACGTCGACGAGACGGGATTCCACCCCACCTACACGTTCCAGGGACAGGCCGTCTACCCCGAGCCTGCTGCTGTTGGCGGGCAGGCCGCCCTAGCTGCTCCCTCGCAGCTGTACAACACTCCCGTCGGAGGACAGGCGGCTTTGGCTACTCCTTCTCAGCTGTACAACACTCCCGTCGGAAAGTGA
- the LOC136835162 gene encoding cuticle protein 8-like — translation MKRKKQKKKRKKKAYQRSERKRGVYSSNGYWHGLHRGYGSLGIMYIYRVDTTPSPFTFSRQSCLPAMKITVTIFIALIAFTGYGAPQEQGYNYLTPATPAPPPPSYSYGYTVDEVDNERRPVKFGHQESRNGPQTTGAYFVLLPDGRVMTVNYYADETGFHPTYSFQGQAVYQQAAAAPAAPTQLYSPPSGGQAALATPQHEQQQVVSLPAAAQVVLVRPRQQQQAVSLPAAAQAVLATPRQRQQVSLPAAAQVVRATPQLHYSLPAAVQAILAEPSQLYHTPRG, via the exons atgaaaagaaaaaaacaaaaaaagaaaaggaaaaagaaggccTATCAAAGAAGTGAACGCAAAAGGGGGGTCTACTCGTCGAATGGGTATTGGCACGGTCTACACCGTGGGTATGGGTCACTgggcattatgtatatatatagggtcgATACGACTCCTTCTCCATTCACATTCAGTCGCCAGTCGTGTCTCCCAGCCATGAAG ATTACCGTTACCATTTTCATCGCTCTCATCGCCTTCACTGGCTATGGCGCCCCGCAAGAACAGGGATATAACTACCTCACCCCGGCGACGcctgcccctcctcctccctcctacaGCTACGGCTACACTGTGGACGAAGTTGACAACGAGAGGCGGCCGGTCAAATTTGGCCACCAGGAGAGCCGCAACGGTCCCCAGACGACGGGGGCATACTTCGTCCTCCTACCCGATGGCAGAGTGATGACTGTCAATTACTACGCGGACGAGACGGGATTCCATCCGACTTATTCCTTCCAGGGGCAGGCTGTTTATCAACAGGCTGCCGCCGCTCCTGCAGCGCCTACGCAGCTCTACAGTCCTCCCAGCGGAGGGCAAGCAGCTTTGGCAACACCCCAGCATGAACAGCAGCAGGTCGTCAGCCTACCTGCAGCTGCACAGGTAGTCCTAGTCAGACCAAGGCAACAGCAGCAAGCCGTCAGCCTCCCTGCAGCTGCACAGGCAGTCTTAGCAACACCAAGGCAGCGGCAGCAGGTCAGCCTACCTGCAGCGGCGCAGGTAGTACGAGCTACGCCACAGCTGCATTACAGTCTTCCCGCAGCTGTCCAGGCAATTCTGGCAGAACCGTCTCAACTGTATCATACTCCCAGAGGATAG
- the LOC136835165 gene encoding pro-resilin-like isoform X2 gives MKIAVAFAVALLGSTCQGAPQGYNYAAPTTPAPASYSFSYAVDAADSLRRPVLFGQEENRQGVQTTGTYYVLLPDSRLMTVNYYVDETGFHPTYTFQGQAVYPEPAAVGGQAALAAPSQLYNTPVGGQAALATPSQLYNTPVGK, from the exons ATGAAG ATCGCCGTCGCCTTCGCCGTCGCCCTCCTGGGGAGCACCTGCCAAGGCGCCCCTCAAGGTTACAACTACGCCGCCCCGACGACCCCCGCCCCCGCTTCCTACAGCTTCAGCTACGCCGTCGACGCCGCCGACAGTCTGAGACGCCCCGTGCTATTCGGGCAGGAGGAAAACCGTCAGGGCGTCCAGACGACGGGAACCTACTATGTCCTTCTGCCCGATTCCCGCCTGATGACCGTCAATTACTACGTCGACGAGACGGGATTCCACCCCACCTACACGTTCCAGGGACAGGCCGTCTACCCCGAGCCTGCTGCTGTTGGCGGGCAGGCCGCCCTAGCTGCTCCCTCGCAGCTGTACAACACTCCCGTCGGAGGACAGGCGGCTTTGGCTACTCCTTCTCAGCTGTACAACACTCCCGTCGGAAAGTGA
- the LOC136835589 gene encoding uncharacterized protein — translation MKIVAVAVALLVSTCQGAPQGYNYATPTTPAPASYGFSYAVDAVDSLRRPVHFGQEENRQGVQTTGTYYVLLPDSRLMTVNYYVDETGFHPTYTFQGQAVYPEPAAVGGQAALAAPSQLYNTPVGGQAALATPSQLYNTPVGK, via the exons ATGAAG ATCGTCGCCGTTGCCGTCGCCCTCCTGGTGAGCACCTGCCAAGGCGCCCCTCAAGGTTACAACTATGCCACCCCAACGACGCCAGCCCCCGCTTCCTACGGCTTCAGCTACGCCGTCGACGCCGTCGACAGTCTGAGACGCCCTGTCCACTTCGGTCAGGAGGAAAACCGTCAGGGCGTCCAGACGACGGGAACCTACTACGTCCTTCTGCCCGATTCCCGCCTGATGACCGTCAATTACTACGTCGACGAGACGGGATTCCACCCCACCTACACGTTCCAGGGACAGGCCGTCTACCCCGAGCCTGCTGCTGTTGGCGGGCAGGCCGCCCTAGCTGCTCCCTCGCAGCTGTACAACACTCCCGTCGGAGGACAGGCAGCTTTGGCTACTCCCTCTCAGCTGTACAACACTCCCGTCGGAAAATAA